One window from the genome of Cryptomeria japonica chromosome 6, Sugi_1.0, whole genome shotgun sequence encodes:
- the LOC131072195 gene encoding replication protein A 70 kDa DNA-binding subunit A-like: MTITPIKKLNPYQPNWSIKGHVLVKKDIYHYNTTKASGRVYSFDIVDSKGTETRVTCFNELAKTYYDNIQVGVTYTLSGGAIKPANKIYNKLNSGLEITLVDDSKVTTCNDDSSIPKHRYAFTPLDQVATINNNSTIDIIGIVISVDPSSTIRKRDGTEVPRRTIKLVVMTQTTIDVTLWGAMAKKEGIELQRRHYLQETTTLAIKNGRVCEFNGKVIGTTFITSLSIDPPIEELAQLKDWYNQNVHTGQGILHHLAAPTLTPQRMTISEIWAHASNSVQPFYCILKAMIQ; the protein is encoded by the coding sequence ATGACGATAACTCCTATAAAAAAATTGAATCCCTACCAaccaaactggtccatcaagggtCATGTCCTAGTGAAGAAGGACATCTATCATTATAATACAACAAAAGCAAGTGGCCGTGTTTATAGCTTTGACATTGTAGATAGCAAAGGTACTGAAACACGTGTTACGTGTTTCAATGAACTAGCAAAAACCTATTATGATAACATCCAAGTTGGAGTGACATACACATTATCTGGGGGAGCAATCAAGCCAGCCAATAAAATTTACAACAAACTCAATAGTGGACTAGAAATAACCTTGGTAGATGATTCAAAGGTTACTACCTGCAATGATGACTCTTCTATACCCAAGCACAGATACGccttcacacctcttgatcaagtgGCTACCATAAATAACAACTCAACCATTGACATTATTGGAATTGTCATTAGTGTTGATCCGAGCTCAACAATACGTAAAAGAGATGGTACAGAGGTTCCTAGGCGTACCATTAAGTTAGTCGTCATGACTCAAACAACCATCGATGTTACACTATGGGGTGCAATGGCAAAAAAGGAAGGTATTGAACTCCAACGAAGGCATTATTTACAAGAAACAACTACTCTTGCTATCAAGAATGGTCGTGTATGTGAATTCAATGGAAAGGTAATAGGTACAACATTTATTACAAGCCTCTCTATAGACCCTCCTATAGAGGAATTGGCCCAGCTAAAAGATTGGTACAACCAAAATGTTCACACTGGACAAGGAATTTTGCATCATCTTGCTGCACCAACTCTCACCCCTCAAAGAATGACGATTAGTGAAATTTGGGCACATGCATCAAATTCAGTGCAACCCTTCTATTGCATTCTAAAGGCAATGATACAATAG